atccgtccgtcttctccacggacgcccgtcccgtatgtcgCCCGAAGCGAGATTTTGAATCGtgtcaaaatccgtgcggattatcgagaatccgcccgtccagatcAAGCCGTGCATCCCgaacaaaatccgcccgtcttttcccTGCTTCTCGGCCAAAGAatttctctgttctagaatccgtgcggattctacaaaagacgcccgtcttctttccccaaaatccgcccgtctcgactAAAATCCTCTCGGATTGTACTGTTCCCTCGGATAAAACGGGTTCGATCCAatcttatccgttcggattccctacttcttctatataatcacccccccttctccctcatttcctcaccttaccaaaccctaaaacactcatctcaaccctcaaaatcatcctccaatcctcaaaaacacccccatcaccaacacccaaatggcaccattgacaaacaccaagggaaaggccaagaaattggttgaatcattcgggaagaagcgcaagggatcaacctcttcaacaccacgagaggtagtactaccaaggaacacccgacccttaatgagaggaggcattgaacaactcaacaacttccaagaagtgatcttcctatccgacgaccaccgcgaaaaattcgtcgagcttctaggtaagaagtacgaacctactcaatttgttgatactagggtgttggaaatccttaagataaggtaccctaccgagatgttctttaatggccttggcattgggagctttttccatgcccatgaagagacttaccttagtctcacccttgaattcttgagtagccttcgcattgtggcggatacccacaacaatgtaggcatggagtttaggttatgtaacctagaccatgttctttctcttgaggaatttgcctatgttttcggtcttgaagtactcaccgactataccgaaaagcccgataattttagtgtggacttcctttggaaggctatctccgggagggactttacccatataaagcgttgctatacatttgctatccaacatccggtgattcgattcaccgaacgctttgtagccggttgcatcaatgggaggtacgagcaagatcggtgtactctcatcgacttaacttttcttgagtcttatttgaatgttcgagcggtgaggcgttataacttcaacacgccacttgagatacttactaggttccatgattttgctcaagggactacccaactcaaaacctttgtgatgggaggtctaattacaattttggccaaacacctttgtcccgggttcaatgcccgaggaacctatattcctcttgaggggaggactttgattgatgagcacaccatcttccacagtcaccgatggtgcaactacactcgagatgggagtgtggagtggcacaccaagggatgcacttcgatgatccttgagggatggaagataccgggcattgacccaagattgagtccatactctcctccaccaagctacctccttgaaatccaaattcttgataatccccctcaaagggaagagccacaccgtcaaccacctcgtggagggccgggaatacctattcgcccaccttcctacgtacccatcccgccataccctactccttataccgaattccaaccggaaatccccaacaccccgggtattaatgatttgatggcactcatgaatagagtggaccttggggtgcataaaggaaggaaagacaactacttggccctctacccccaatactataacatggctcaacaagggtatgttgaccctaatggccctttaccctcttgggcacaaccggagctcttgttcccaaattatggggaccaagcttggggtcgaggagacggagggcattctagccaaggtggagggtactcgggtcaaggaggaggatttgaccaaggaggatattggggccaagcacccggatatgatcaagccggaagctctcatggttatggctatgatcaaaatgaggatgacgagtgaaagaggcctacttcaccacttccatttgtatgatacccatctctccctctctctcttttgtatatacattgcatttagtgtagcttttgcatgcatttgtattatatatttcatattgcatttgcattagttagttcatgtagtatagtttgcattgtaatatatctcacatgattcatgtagatagttgcatatagattagaattcatgcatagtcactaatgaccaatcctattcttttctacactagagatagtgtttaaatcggtttggggaggtttgatcataagtgaccatagtttaaatcatgcatcatatagtatagtttagattgcattcatttgttatatatgtcatatagaattgcatttagttagagcatgcattcattcatatcatatcattgcatttgtacttcatttctaaaactcaaaaatccaaaaacatgtatttcctctttattcctactcctacatgtacattgaggacaatgtccaaaataaagtgggggatgggaatttatattccaaaaattgataaaaattgaaaaattttgaaaaatcccaaaaatatatcttttaatttcataaaatcaaaaaaccataaaaatttgaaaaattgaaaaatccaaaaacaagttcatttcctttgtagtgtagacttgtatatattattgtatatattgtgtttgttcatccttgttcacattgattgactacgccacatccgagacatgaggatattgaagaccgcatggtatgatctttccaatctcctttttcctctttatgttaatgactatgtggctttattttgattgatgcggtaaaaacaatgtgaacttaggacttgcatttagtttatatggcatattagttggtacaatcatatgcattaggatgtatatatattagttgcatcatggcatgtagtttgcatgttagaaaaaattttttttttgcgaaaccgtctacttgggaagcttgacaagtgtatataggccctagtagatgcttgttgttcttaagactttgcttgttagaatacttgtaaaacaccctaggatgtgtcatgctagtatcctttgacccatggtttaaggcctagtcaagagtaccttgtggtgtgataactccttggctaccgtttattccaaggtgacccttgaaaccatgcatccatcattcattccatgttctaccatacattttgtcaacaaaagggaatgggcacaaaaagaaatcaatttgagttcaatagtgaaagaaagtttgcaaaaatgcatcaattaaaaagaggagcaaaaatagaactcctaagcttcaaatacaaggcaccctcgttactaattggggtgactttgaaaatgttcaaaaagaaatgcaaaaaaagttgtcaagtattgaaatgccaaaaatcaaaaagaaatggcaaagaaagtgttctcaaatgtcaaatgccacaagaaattggggggaaaaacaaaaacaaaagcaaactcccaaaagtgaaactcaaatatctattgatccctttatccatcatatccatttttgtgcatggtagagaggggacgacccttcttcttgtctaggcaagagggggaattccgcgatcctccagtgtttctaacaccatagggagtctactcttgacaaaagcatttaacgattgaggacaaaggtaccctagcttgacacaacttggaggtgatttattggtatccttctaggcttagtagtttgaacaaattgcatctatgaaggattgtgtacccttgaattgtttcccttgtagataatttccgccacttagatgaggaaagtggctattctttttgtagatgcatccattatgtgtttttgtgtgcttaatgtttggatgtgtcgccattttggcaagacccaccttgccttgcaagaaggcatcctacctcatggttgtcttgttatgagttgaaggggcggagtgagacccgctaattgtctcatatcggctatattattaggataggttagtattggtcctagtctttgtcacctctttactcgggacgagcaaaggttcggtttggggatatttgatgtgaccataattggcgcatatttagcccccgaattagccttgtttccatgctttttagtgcttatttgggtcatttcttatctttagttctttgttttgcatattctttgagattttgatcccttggtaggaaaagagtaaaaatcttgcattttcatggcaaaacgagactaaattgatcgaattcaatgaccaagcatcaaggagagacaagattagaaggcctttgtacatatcataatagaagagcaatgttgagaaaggatccttgagtccccaaggaaatccccaaggaatttatgaagaaaagggaagaaaagaagaagttactatgctgactgacaatccgagcggattgtcaacaatccgtccgtccggccccccgcacaatccgagcgtcccatgctcgaatccgctcggattcccctcaacaatccgtccgggttcctcagaatccgctcggattccaccgcccaaatccgtccgtcccgaccttattccgcccggatttcttcacagcacggattgtcttcttcaagctacgaaaagagaagcccttctctcagaaaataccgggtcctccttgctcaacttaaaaagtgtaattactagtttagcccttagttaaccctaatgcatcctccctaattttcactataaataccccattaggctaattagaggagcatgttcttcttatcaataattagtgtagttaatatcaatcaaacctctcttcaatattgtaatcaagtattaatcaagttttattagagatAATCAAGTTTCCATAGTAGAAAATCctcctttagattagattaggagtagattagaatagattatcatttaatctttccacaaatctcacattaatctctccttaattattattcaagtttattattcaagtttattattgggtaattgaagattattgggttattattgggagattgacaaccttccatcaatcaatcaagtttcttctattattcttgctttattatttggatcatcttaagttggtataattcctttactctttaatctttattgttcatttcttcattctattatcatgtttatacttgttgtgatgattgacaccattaatgacatgtttcccatgataatgagtgagtagtttctttagctaggattagtgggtaattaggggaaaccaacatgggattgattcatgcttaatctaatatgttcacatgattaaattgcttgcttgttgtgatgtcaactttatgcacatgttatgtttgatgaaatgctaagcctatgaatccttgcatttttaccatctcttatctactcaacttgactcgtaagatataaaccaactcgagtcttgttagaccatgcatagaagttgattaggaggaaagtaagtcgacttgtaggtgtcgtacaatctaatcaattcgctccggacccaactcttcctaagaaccgtaagatataacccaacccggttcctccacaacattaattgcttgcaaccttgtaaacatgtttgtatgatcaacaccatgaatcccccatgaccccatgatatcctagcacttttaatcatttgtttacatccttccttttattgcttgttttaccatattgcttgcattagtttagacacaactacaaacccaaccaaattgtgacactagcataaattgagatagatagacttagaacccaaagcacgccgtcccatggatcgacctcgacttaccgctaactagttgtttgttgagtattataaatgtgtttgatggatgtgtgacgaccaactcttgtcctatcatGTAGCTAACTAGGGgcatgtatctagcaacttaaatgagtgtatctagctagctaaaggtacgatctagtaatttaaaggagtgtatctagcaagataAGGAGTTGTATCTAACaacttaaaaaagtgtatctagtaatttaaaagagtgtatctatcaACGCAAAGGGTTGTATCTAGTAATTTTAAAGAACGTATCTAGTAATTTtgaagagtgtatctagcaacaCAAAGGTTTGTGTCTAACAacgtaaaggagtgtatctagctatctAAACATATGTATCTAAGTGAAGTGTATCAAGCAAGCGAAAGGGTTGCATACGTGTATCtaacaacttaaaaagtgtataaTGCTAGCAAAAATTATGTATCTACTAACTTAAAAATTATATTTGCTAGCAACTTTCTACACTGCTAGTCTGACGTCCATGCTGACTGTCCAACAACTTTCTTCTCATGTAAAAGATATACATAGTTAGATAGCAAGCGATGAACCTATAGGATATCGAGATGACGAGATGGGTCTTATGTTTATGATTATCTAAAAGACGAGCTCAAAGTTCCCGCGTCCCATCTTATTTCTCTGAAGTCTGAAGAAGATTGTGCTGAAGCCCTATTGAAGGGCCCTAAAAATGGTGGAATCGCTGCACTGGTAGACAAGAGCGCGTACATGGAACTTTTCCTGTCAACGAGATGCCAATTTAGTGTTGTGGGTCAAGAGTTCACTAAAAATGGTTTGGTATTTGTAAGTTTCTTTCCCAGCTACCGTTGTTAGACAGTAAACATTTTATCAGACGTAAACAATTCTGTCTAATATTGGATTTTTTGCAGGCATTTCCTTGAGACTCACCATTGGCGACAGACATGTCGACAGCAATCCTGAAACTATCAGAAAACTATCAGAAAACGTCCATGAGCTTCCCCGTCCACAACCAGCTACCTCATCAAAACCACAATCGACACCACCTTGTCACTGACACTTATGTTTCGGTATCGCTGGCCACCGGAACTCCGACATGCCACCGCCCTGACCACCATCGGAATCATTTCCGCTATCAAAAGACGTTTTTTGACTCTAATTTTTCCGATTTGTCAATTATAACAATTAATTTTTTCGAAATATAACTTTGTTTTTAGTAGATCCAACATTAAAATCACAAACATTTTGAGATTGACATTAGTTAATTAACGGCGGTGGCGTGGTTGTAGATGAGCAAGGGAGGTAGTGTGGATGGTAGGACAAAAGTAGATATATATGAGTGGGGGCAGCCGGAGTTGGGATGAGTCATAGGCTGCCGGAATACCGGCGACGGCAGGTCAAAACGGTGAAAGAAAAAAGAGGGCGTAGAATATTTAGTTGGATTTTGAGAAATTTGGGCTTTGGTTATTTATGAGGGATTTGGGCCTTGTGGGTTGCATGAATATCACTGTTAGAGTATTACTACATTTATACAACCCTTTGTTTtgatagatacactcttttaaattactagatacacttttttaagttGTTAGATACAACTCCTtatcttgctagatacactcctttaaattactagatcgtacctttagctagctagatacactcatttaagttgctagatacattccCCTAGTTAGCTACATACACTCAtttaaattgttagatacatacaTTTAGTTTGCTAGTTACACTTTCTTAAGTTTCTAGATACATTACTTtagttagctagatacacttttttaagttactagatacaaaTAGATAGCACtcttaaattactagatacattcatataagttactagatacatatctttTGTTTGCTAAATAAACTCCTTTAAATGGTTGGataaattttttttatctccGAATACATTTTAAAAACTGTATAGATACACATCTTGACCTTGTTAGATACAAATATTAAAAAAAGGCCTCAACATTCAAAATAAGATGAAAGAAGCCAACTTTCCAAAGCAAAATAGACAATAATTAAGAATCAAATGATTTAAAGGCAAAGCtattgaaataaaaaaaattaaaaaaagaaaaaaagaaaacaagaGAACCTGCCATATCATTCAGCCTAAAAAACATCTTACTCATGAAAGATATGGGCTTCTTTCATTAAAAATCCTTCAAAATTAAGAATTTATCTGCAAAAGACAGAAAGATCCTTTCcacaaagaaagaaaaaattaaGAATTTCATGATTTAAAGGCACATTGATCGAAGTTAGGACAAAACAACAAGAAGAAAGATGTAAACATTTTCATCCATGATACAACCTGATAGATTTGTCAACATAAAACACCCTCAAAGGCGTCTAATTTTCGAAAAAAAGTCTGAAAAAAAGAGGGCAAAATCGTGTTCATATACCAATGAAATAAAACAAGAGCCAAATTACATTAATTTCATCAACAAATTGGCAACAAAAGAACGTGATATATCAACAATGAGATTAAGGGCACTTTTTGACTCAGCATCGGTAGTCGACTTCCGGTGTTCCGGTGGTCGTCGGTAGCTGGAGATAGGTGTTGGGGTGTTAATAATGAAGATGAGAGGGTGGTCCGTCGGATATTACGTTAGGTCGGGTTTTGCCGGAGGGATAAGTCCGGTCAGCTCCGCCGGTGAACTGTGCTCTCCGGCATAGGTGAGATTGACCCCTTGGAGGACGCCTGATGGTGATGGaaggaaagagaaacaaaggtGGTGGGGTGTGATTGTTATGCGTGGAGTGAGATTTATAATTTGGACCACTGGTTGTTTTAATATTAGGATGACATTgacagttcgtacggttcgcaccgtactttagttcgcacatgaccccgaccctatatatatatatatatatatatatatatatatatatatatatatatatatatatatatatatatatatatatcatatcataTTTAAAAGACGACTCATTTATGTGGATCTTATCTTGTGATGACTGATGTGGTAGATGCGACAGAACAagccaaccaaacaaaaaaaaagccGTTTGTGGATAATATAATTCTACACATTTTAATGCTGGACgggaataaattttgttttgatAATTTTTTTTCTACTGATAGTAAATCAAATTTTAGAATTTGTTGAAATATAATGATAAATATCTCTATAGTTTAAGAGTTGATGTAGAAAAGCacgaaatataaaaaaaaatatatataaaactaCAAGTACTTAAAAATAACAACATATATGACATTGTAAATTACATCTGTAACACTGAGAAATAGATACAACGACATCATACAAACAATACATATACTTTACatgaaattttttttatataaacttCATAAAATGCCTGCTCGATGCAATATCTCATAGCATACAATATTTTTGGTTTTAATAGATTCTTCGGTCGAGTTTTGCGAGACgattacaacaacaacatcaacgcTCCTTTTAGCACGAGAAAGTGCAACATATAATTGCCCATGAGAGAAAACTGGTTGTAGTAAGTAAATGCCAACTTTATCCAATGTCTGGCCTTGCGATTTATTAACTGTCATCGCAAAACTAAGCTTGATGGGAAACTGttttcttttaaaattaaaaGGATACTTATCTGTTGGAGATGGCTGGAGAGGTATTCTAGGAATAAAAACTCTCCCCCCTTATGATGTCCAACAACAATCTCAGCATCAATAGCATTTTTGGAAAATGCTTTGCATATGAGTCTTGTCCCGTTGCATAGTCCGGAAGTCGGATCAAGATTTCTTAATAAAAGAATCGGACTATTTTTCTTTAGCACTAAATGATGTGGTGGAAGGCCGCCAGGATTTAGAGTATTTAAGAATTCTATAGGATATTGTTCAATAGTTATATCAACGGCCTCATCAAAACCGTGATACTCAAATGCTTCACCGTGTTGCTTTGAAACCAGGATGGAATTTATGGTTTCTGTATCATCGTTTTTCGGAGTTAAGATAGCTCTCTTTGTCGTTAAGAGCGGGTTCAAGTTAACATGATGTATATCTGGACAGATCGTTTCAATCAATTGCTGCAAAAGTTGAGACTTCTGATTCTTGGCTAATACAATAGCTCTTGGTAATGTTATATCTTTGCCATTCTCATAAGGC
This genomic window from Silene latifolia isolate original U9 population unplaced genomic scaffold, ASM4854445v1 scaffold_124, whole genome shotgun sequence contains:
- the LOC141637623 gene encoding uncharacterized protein LOC141637623, coding for MLKGTLREALDASLVMSPLWALLEKMHLTLNMRAITDPLFCEFVLSIGENRQPYENGKDITLPRAIVLAKNQKSQLLQQLIETICPDIHHVNLNPLLTTKRAILTPKNDDTETINSILVSKQHGEAFEYHGFDEAVDITIEQYPIEFLNTLNPGGLPPHHLVLKKNSPILLLRNLDPTSGLCNGTRLICKAFSKNAIDAEIVVGHHKGGEFLFLEYLSSHLQQISILLILKENSFPSSLVLR